The proteins below come from a single Candidatus Chlamydia sanziniae genomic window:
- the rplB gene encoding 50S ribosomal protein L2, translated as MFKKFKPVTPGTRQLVLPAFTELTTRGEMRGTQSKRSLRPNKKLSFFKKSSGGRDNLGHISCRHRGGGAKQLYRVIDFKRNKDGIPAKVVSVEYDPNRSAYIALLNYIDGEKRYILAPKGLQRGDQVISGEGSPFKPGCCMTLRSMPLGLSVHNIEMRPHSGGKLVRSAGLAAQIIAKASGYVTLKMPSGEFRVINEGCRATIGELSNADHGLRVDGKAGRRRWMGVRPTVRGTAMNPVDHPHGGGEGRHNGYIPRTPWGKVTKGLKTRDKRKSNKWIVKDRRK; from the coding sequence ATGTTTAAAAAGTTTAAGCCAGTAACTCCAGGCACTAGGCAGTTAGTCCTTCCTGCTTTCACTGAGTTAACTACACGTGGTGAGATGCGTGGGACACAGTCTAAGAGGAGTCTTAGGCCTAATAAAAAGCTCTCCTTTTTTAAGAAGAGTTCTGGTGGAAGAGATAACCTAGGGCATATATCCTGCCGTCACCGTGGCGGAGGAGCAAAACAGCTTTATAGAGTGATTGATTTTAAGCGCAACAAAGACGGCATTCCTGCTAAAGTGGTCTCCGTAGAATATGATCCGAATCGTTCGGCTTACATTGCTCTTTTAAATTATATTGACGGGGAAAAGCGTTATATTCTTGCTCCCAAAGGCCTCCAAAGAGGAGATCAAGTGATTTCAGGAGAGGGAAGTCCCTTCAAACCTGGGTGTTGCATGACTTTAAGGAGTATGCCTTTGGGGTTGTCTGTGCATAATATTGAAATGCGTCCTCATTCTGGAGGTAAATTAGTAAGATCTGCAGGATTAGCAGCACAAATTATTGCCAAAGCTTCTGGATATGTGACATTAAAAATGCCTTCTGGTGAATTTCGTGTAATAAATGAAGGTTGTCGAGCAACTATTGGTGAACTTTCCAATGCTGATCATGGTCTGCGTGTCGATGGAAAGGCAGGAAGAAGGCGCTGGATGGGTGTCCGGCCTACAGTACGTGGTACGGCCATGAATCCTGTGGATCATCCGCATGGTGGCGGAGAAGGCCGTCATAATGGCTATATTCCGCGAACTCCTTGGGGAAAAGTGACAAAAGGATTGAAGACGCGAGATAAGCGTAAAAGTAATAAATGGATTGTTAAAGACCGTAGGAAATAG
- the rpsS gene encoding 30S ribosomal protein S19 — translation MSRSLRKGPFVDHHLLKKIRAMNSEEKKIPIKTWSRRSMITPEMIGHTFEVHNGKKFLSVFVSETMVGHKLGEFSPTRIFKSHPVKKG, via the coding sequence ATGAGTAGATCGCTGAGGAAAGGTCCGTTTGTTGATCATCATTTACTAAAAAAAATTCGTGCTATGAATAGTGAAGAAAAAAAGATTCCTATTAAAACATGGTCGCGTCGTTCTATGATTACTCCTGAAATGATCGGACATACTTTTGAAGTCCATAATGGGAAAAAATTTCTTTCCGTATTTGTTTCGGAAACTATGGTAGGGCACAAGTTGGGAGAATTTTCTCCCACAAGGATATTTAAAAGTCATCCTGTAAAAAAAGGGTAA
- the rplV gene encoding 50S ribosomal protein L22, protein MFKATARYIRVQPRKARLAAGLMKNLSVQKAEEQLRFSQLKAGRYLKKVLHSAVANAELRENIKRENLDVMEVRVDVGPVYKRSKSKSRGGRSPILKRTSHLTVIVGEKKS, encoded by the coding sequence ATGTTTAAGGCGACCGCTCGTTATATTCGGGTACAACCTCGCAAGGCTAGATTGGCTGCTGGACTTATGAAAAATTTAAGCGTTCAGAAAGCCGAAGAACAATTACGTTTTTCACAGTTGAAAGCGGGAAGGTATTTAAAAAAGGTTTTGCATAGTGCTGTAGCCAACGCAGAATTGCGTGAAAATATAAAACGTGAAAATTTAGACGTGATGGAAGTCCGCGTAGATGTAGGACCAGTTTACAAACGATCTAAATCAAAAAGTCGGGGAGGACGTTCTCCTATTTTAAAGCGTACTAGCCACTTGACTGTTATTGTTGGTGAAAAGAAGTCATAG